Genomic DNA from Triticum dicoccoides isolate Atlit2015 ecotype Zavitan chromosome 4B, WEW_v2.0, whole genome shotgun sequence:
tttgctagtggctgcaataacctattttttaaaactaggccacaataaccatgggctaatatttactgtagtgacactgggcctcctacgggccgtagaaacagtgggccttctacgggccgtagaaacagtaggccttttacgggccgtagaaacattgggccttctacgggccatagaaacaatgggccttctacgggccgtatcatcaatgggccttatacgggccgtatgatcgattggccaaacatgggccaataacaggccgcattatggcagtaaacgggctagagttggaatcgtcccttcatgggccgaccataacgggccatcgttaataggttgtatttgatggcgctatgaaaatggcccaatgtattaacggaccacaaacgggccgactgtaaccacgggctgaatttggcccacaagcagaaaatgacagtaacgggccgtaagtaaacgaatgctggaaatgagcccaagaataaatgggctcttagaaggccgaaagataacatggtctagaaacggcccaactgaatagcgggcccttaatgggtataaagtgacacactgttcattacgggccagtttcaccatggaccgttaatgggtctaaaatgatacactgttcattgcggaccagtttcaccacgggccgttaataggccaagggttacatagggcctcatatgggccgaaagacatcatgggccatacatgggccagaagtgaaaatgggctggaatcatattggatggcccagatgacgctactgggcctaattcggatagggcgtaacgggccttgggttagcgggctgtaaatgggctatatgcgaacatgccgttaacaggctttccatgggccggccccatcaccttttgaccaagtcaaacaggccagccttttcacaggaatgagcctctgttgggccgtgccacgtgtcgacgtatcataggcgcattttgtccaatgagtggatgacatctgtcccaacaacgaGCCGACATGTGTCTCCTCCAGCgagtgatgattttacacgtggaaaatccccattggttggggctgttaacgggttatcggatccaaaacccgacccgatagcttaacggcgttccgttacggtggatgccacatgtcggtcacccttgacgaaagcacttctatggcgcgcgatttatcatcatggaagtggacacttccgtgatgataattttggtaatgtcatggaacacttctacgacagcacatgtatgactatcttgattctatcataaatttgtcatggatgtacatgcatgacaaaaaacgcgacctactgtgacaaacacgtatcatcacggaaagaGGCCCATTCTgtaagaaggaaagagagggggagggcgaatcctactaggagtggagtcctagtacgactccccccatggtgcgccccttggtggccggcctcctcctcccctcctttatatacgggggcggggggcaccccaaaggtagAACAAttgccttagccatgtgcggtgccccctccaccgtttacgccTTTGataatatcatcgtagtgcttaggcgaagccctgcacgatcGCATCAccgacaccgtcatcacgccgtcgtgctgacagaactcatcgactccatcgacactctACTGTATCAAGAGTttgggggacgtcatcgagctgaacgtgtgcagaactcggagatgtcgtacgttcgatacttgatcggttgagtCGAGAATACGTTCTACTACATCAAATGCATtgagttaacgcttccgctttcggtctacgagggtacgtggacacactctcccctctcgttgctatgcatctcctagatagatcttgcatgggcgtaggattttttttgaaattgcatgctacgtttcccaacacatcACGACTGCATTCTTGGGAAAGATGGAGGCTTTCCTAGTTTGATACTTGGGCCTATATTTGCACTTGCACCGCTTAAGGAAGATTCAACTTCAGCCTCCCATCGACTCCGCTACGAGGGCATTGATCTGGACAACATCATGACTGCATTCTCGGGAAAGATGGAGGCTTTCCCAAGTCGATACCTAGGCCTACCTCTGCAGTTGCGTCACTTAAGGAAGATTCACCTTTAGCCTCTCATCGAAAAGATCCATGGTAGATTTCCAGGGTGTAAGGAGAAAAACATTTCTCAACATGGAAGGATCACTTTGGCTAAGGCCGTTCTTGCAACAACAATGACATTCCACTCGACAACCATTCCTTTGCCCAAATGGGCTCGTAACAATGTGGACAAGATCATGAGAGGATTTATTTGGTGTGGCGACGATGCTGAAAACACGAAGGTTGAGCACTTGCTGGTGAATTGGGAGACCATCTACCGTCCAAAGTTGCTTGGTGAGCTTGGGGTCGCATATCTGGAAAGATTTGGAAGGGGCCTGAGATTGAGGTGGCCTTGGTTGTAGTGGAGCGACCTGGACAAGTCGTGGATGGGCTCCCAACTTCCCTGTGACAAGACTGACATGGCCTTCTCCCGGGCCTCCACTACCATCACCATCTATGATGGGAATAAGACCTCCTTCTGGCATGCCAATTGTATTGGGGACGGTGCACTCTCCGACAGCTGCCCTCTTCTCTTCACCATTGCAACTCGTAAGAACATGATAGTGCATTGCGAGATGTGTGATGACAACTGGATCCATTATGTCGCAAGCTTAAACACACCTGAGCAATTGCGAGAATTTGTGGCCCTCTCTTCTATCATCACGGCGACCATCCTCGACCACGAGCGTCCGGATTCCATTGCCTAGCACTAGTGTGAGTCTGGACAATATTCTTCCAGCTCAGCCTACACAATGCAATTTATAGGCCTATCGTAAGTTTGAGACGGAGAAAACCTGGAAAGCCCATTCCAAGCCGAAATGTAGATTTTTCGCCTGGCTTGTCCTTCACACCAAAATCCTCAAATGAGGTTAGCCCCACGACCCTGTCTGCCACCTTTGCCTCTGTGCGCCTGAAACCGCGCTTCACCTATGTAATAATTGCCCCCTTCACCGTCGTTGTCCACCACTTGGTCCTCTCTTGTGTTGACGACTACATTCATTCGACTGACGACCTACTAGTGGCATCATGTTTTTAATATCATGTTATTCTTACATGAGTCTGATACGACGATGCTATAATATTGCCCCTTCATGTTGTAGCACTGCATAGCAAACTATTCTCATGATATTTTTTGTAAACAAATACACTCTCCCTGGAAGGATGCGTATGGCGTTTGCCTATTTTTGTGTTGTTGATTTGACCAACCAAATACATGTTATATGTCATCAAAAGCATATTCGTGGATTCATATGCGGATGGAGTTTAAAACATATACTTTTCATCATATATAATACAACATATATTTTGCTAGTCATAGTCAAGTTTCCTAtgcacatgtccgaagagtagtagTTTTTTCATAATATTTTCTTTACGCGAAAACTAGAACACGTCTATCATTCTTTTGAAAAGAACGAGCACATCCACTCTCGCCTTGAAATGGCTCCATGTTTTGTGCCCGTTCTTTAAAAATGTTGGCAGGAGGATTGTGGAATCCATTTGATAAGAAAGATGCATTACAAGAACTCCTTCAAAATGAGGAAAGCACTGCAAAAAGGCAAcgaaaaaggaagaagaggaagaaggactcCATCGACGCCACCACAAACCCAAGCCCTGCCATCAATCGTGCACACTATCGGAATCCATCATCGGGATCTTCAAGGTGGTGCCTCCAAGTAGGAAAACGATGTTGAGGACACCGCCATCACCGGATCTGGCAAATCCTAATATTAGGGTTTTCACCCGAAGATCTCACGCCATGAGGTACAAAAGGCAATCAGCTCGAAAATGGTACCACTAAGGAGGAAGACAACATTCGTGGACGCCGTTACTGTTGGCAGCGGCATGGTCGATGCAGGATTTTCATTCGAAACCAAGACTCCCGCCAACAATTCCAAGATCCGATGCCACTCAGCGCCATTGGGCAGAACGAGATCAAACACACACTACCAGAAAATGGACCGTTCACCGACGCACGCAGGAACTCGGCGGTCACACGCCAACAAGACATGTTTACACCGGCGCACACAGGACCTGGACGAGCCATGCCAGATCTGGCCATCCTCTACCTCCGTGCGATGATTTGGGCGATAATTCGCACCACATCGCGCATGAAAGGCCAAGAGAGAATCGATCTTGACGGCCCACACCGCCACACGATGGAACTGGGTGAAATCCAAGCCAAAACTGAGCGGCCTGCACCACCCGCACAAGAACATGACTACACACGTTGGATTTGGTCTGCTCGAGTCTTCTTCAGCACTACACATGCTGGACGACGCTGCAACTCAAATGAGCTGGACATGGACACGCCTTCTGAAGGGAGGAAACCACCGACAACGTCTAACACCCCCTACTACTGCCTCCAACAGCCAAACGCTGCAGCAACTAGCGCAAGACGCTGCATCGTAGCACGTTTCGAGTGGCGCCCAACCCTCCATCCACCAGCCGACAAACGGCCAGATCTGACCGCCCGACAGCTGCGACCCAGCTCCTTCGCCACTTGCGCCTTCTCGCGTCGACGACACACGTCAAGCCACCACTCGCCACCATGGCGCGTCAGACAACGATGATCCGCGCCTCCGCTTGGCGCAGTTGCCTCCGTGGCTGGGCCCACGTCACCCGCAGGGAGGGACACGCGGCGACCTCCGTGGCTGGTAATTTTGTTCCAAACTCCCCGGTGGCAAAGCTGAGTCAGCAAAAGCAAGCACGTCCTCGGCATCATCAGCAGCAGCCAAAAGAGAGCAGCGAAAAACGACTCCAAAACGGGCGCCCGCTGCTCCGCGGGCCCGTCCCGCGCCGGCGCCGGCACGCGCAAGTCCCAAAAACGGAAACGAAAACGAAAACGAATCATACAGCCCGCCTGCGCCACGCCGTACCACTTTCTCAATTAAATTAAAATCTCTCCCGGACAGACAGACACACTCTCAAAACAAAAAACGATTCGCGCGCGCTCCGCTCCTCGCCCGCTACTCCCTTCCCCGCCTCCGTTCAAAACGATTCAAGTTTCCACGCCCTCCGAAAACAAATTTCCCTCCTAATCCTCGCCAGATCGGCGAACGAATTTCTAAATCGCTGCGCCGCTTCCCCCCCAAACCTTCGAATCCAAAAGCCAATGGCGGCCTCCCCTCCCTCCATTTCAATTccccccgcctcctcctcctacaTAATCGCCTCCGCCCGAGcctgccacactcctcctcctctacctccggcccctcctcctcccgccctccgccgccgcccgcctaccctcgccgccccgccgcgcccggaGTCGGAGGAGGAGCAGCCGCCCGATGGCCGACAAGGAGAACTCNNNNNNNNNNNNNNNNNNNNNNNNNNNNNNNNNNNNNNNNNNNNNNNNNNNNNNNNNNNNNNNNNNNNNNNNNNNNNNNNNNNNNNNNNNNNNNNNNNNNNNNNNNNNNNNNNNNNNNNNNNNNNNNNNNNNNNNNNNNNNNNNNNNNNNNNNNNNNNNNNNNNNNNNNNNNNNNNNNNNNNNNNNNNNNNNNNNNNNNNNNNNNNNNNNNNNNNNNNNNNNNNNNNNNNNNNNNNNNNNNNNNCAAGGAGAACTCCgcctacgccgccgccgccgcgccccgcacCACCCGCGCATCCGCCAagcgcgccgccgccgtcaccgccgtcgccgtcgccgccaagCGCAAGCGCGTCGCGCTCAGCGAGATCCCCACGCTCCCCAACGGCGCCCCCCAGCCGCAAACTAAGCCCAAGAAGTCCTCGTCCCAAGTCGCCAAGCCCAAGAAGAGGTCCGTGTCTTCCCTGTCCCTCCCCGCGCCCAAGCCGGCGCCCGGCGCGGCCGACGAGACCGGCGACCCGCAGCTCTGCGCTCCGTACGCGTCCGACATCTACTCCTACCTCCGATCTATGGAGGTACGCGCCATTCTTCCCCGGTCACATCTCGGTTTAATTAATTTCCTCGTTCGTCGCAAGGTTCTGATGAGCTGTGTGACTGCGTTACAGGTCCAGGCGagacggcggccggcggcggatTACATCGAGAGGGTGCAGGTGGACGTCACCCCCAATATGCGCGGCATCCTCGTCGACTGGCTTGTCGAGGTGGCCGAGGAGTACAAGCTCGTCTCCGACACGCTCTACCTCACCGTCTCCTACATCGACCGCTTCCTCTCGGCCAACTCCCTCAACCGTCAGAAGCTGCAGCTCCTCGGCGTCTCGGCCATGCTCATTGCCTCGTAAGCCCCCGTTTTGTCCCCATTTCTGTGCAGAGTGTTCAGTTAAATCAAGATATGAGCCTGACTTTAGATCCGTTGTGTGGATGCAGTAAGTACGAGGAGATCAGCCCCCCAAATGTGGAGGACTTCTGCTACATCACAGACAACACCTACATGAAGCAGGAGGTGCGTgttcttctcttgcttgcttggttCATCTGTGTTAGATCTTGCAATTGGTCGATGTTAGCTTAGAGTGCTGATCTGGTTCTTGTGGGCATGTGCAGCTTGTTAAGATGGAGAGGGATATACTAAACAATCTCAAGTTTGAGATGGGCAATCCTACCGCTAAGACCTTCCTAAGGTACATCACAAACCAAATTGTTCTGAATTGCCGTTGCCAACCCTGTTTGTTGCTATGAATGTGTTCCTAAGTCTTGTGTTCTGTTTGCTTCCTTTCCTATTTGCAGGATGTTCATCAAATCTGGCCAAGAAGAGAAGAAGGTAATGGTCCATTACTCTCATACTACCTTTGAGCCATACTGCTGTTAAATTGGTTGATGTTCATCATGTGCTTTGTTGTCTCACTCAGCTCGTGATTTTTTCTGCAGTATCCTAGCCTGTTGCTGGAGTTCATGGGCAGCTATCTCACCGAGCTGAGCCTTTTGGATTATGGCTGTGTCCGGTTCTTGCCATCAGCCGCTGCAGCTTCAGCGGTGTTCGTTGCACGGCTGACCCTTAATCCAGACTCCAACCCTTGGGTATGAAACAGTTCCATGCCATTCAAAGCTCTGCTTCTGAACCATCTGCTTTGAAATGGCATCTCATTTTTGTTTTGCGTGGTTGCAGAGCAAGAAGTTGCAATCAGTAACCGGGTACAGGGCATCCGAGCTGAAGGACTGCATCACGGCCATACATGACCTGCAGCTCAGCAGGAAAGGGCAATCGTGGAATGCAATCCGGGACAAATACAAGCAACACAGGGTAAGCATGCATCAGCAGCCCCATTTTACCTATGATCACTTGCATGATTCTGCTGTTGGTCTAACTGTGCAATATCCTCTGGAACAGTTCAAGGGTGTATCTGCATTGCTACCTCCTGTCGGGATCCCTACATCATACTTTGAAGACCTCAAGGAGTAGGTGTTCCTTGGTGCTGCTGCAGTGAGATCAAATCAACACCCTCTGAGGTTTCCTCGAGCGTGATACATGATGAGTGAAGTTCAGGAGTGGCTTTGTCAGTCCAGTTAGGGTGGCCACAGATCCTTAGGTGCTGGCAATGTCACAAACCTCAGCTAGGCGCTTTCGGAGTTAAATTATTACAAATTAGCTTGGTAGGAGGCGAAGCAAGTTGAGACCTGTACCTGTGTATCATACCTATACATTACACTCTGATGCCGTTTTTCTTTCTTAAAAACAACAGTCTAATGCCTTTATTTATTGGGTCAGACCCAGAAGTGCAATGGTTGGTTCCCTGGTTTTTAGGTTTTTTTTTGCTATTGTTATTTTCCATTGACATGCTTTCATGGGTCTTTCATGGGTCACTCTAGAGCATCGGTAAAAATAAGGTGTATAAAAATAAGGGATCTGTTGTCCAGTATGCATTGGCTAATCGATCATATTGACACCCATCAATATACAGTACATTTCTGTAGTTTGGCATGCTGCAGTGCACCGTAAGTTGAGTCTTGATTAGTCTATGGTTTTGTAGCttgataaacagattctttggactaATGTTGGCCTGAATGTTCTACCCTGAAAACAAACAAGTGCAAGTGTATGAAGTATAGTGATGCCTCGTCAAGCAGCTCAGCTGTGAGCCTGTCATTGATTAGCTCAATTGCTGATGCATTCCTCATGATTTGCCTGTGTTCATTGGTAACCTTGTGACCCTTTCAACGGAGACAGAGATACCATGACTTGAAGGAGGAAGGTTCATCTATCTGTCTGTCTTCAGTGCAGTGTTTATGTTACTTCAGATTTCAGAGTGTAAGCTACAAACGTGAATGAAGAAAGAGAGCCATTGGCATGTAGGCCCATCCATGAGTTCTCTACCTGACTTCCACCGCTCATGAATTTTGTGTTGCGATTGCCTTCAAAATTACAGAAAATGGGTACCTGAGACAGCAAGGCCTCAGATTGTATCAAAAATAGGGTAGGAGCTAGTCTGTGTGACTAGCCAGTAATAAGCAACAAAGGTAGGAGCTAGTCTTTGTGACGAGCCATGGTGTCGGCCATGAGTATGGAGAGCATCTCCAACCATTCGGCCCCTAGGAGGCTTAAAAATCGCTGCCTGAGGCGGACCGGTGATAAAATCGGTTTGGGGGCGATTGGGTTCGCAGCCGCCGACTGGACGGCGTAGGCGCCGATAGTGCAAATTTGCCTGCTTTTCAGCCCATTATCGGCGCAAAATCGGCATGTTATCGGCGCAAATCGGCCCATAATCACCGCGTTTCGGCGCAAATCCAACAGAAGTTATTTTTTATCACATCACaaaaaatcaataaaaatcatatagttcaacaaatagttcaacaacaaatagttcaatacaaattaaatagttcaacaacaaataGTTTAGTACAAAttttatagttcaacaaataaaaactcatatttcatcacacgtcgagctagACGTTGCCCTTGagtctccataggtgctccaccagatcctgttgcagttgttgatgcacctgtgggtctcggatctcttgacgcatattgaggaaggccgtccaggttgccggtagctggtgatcaacttgggctagaggaccctgcctgtaatatggttcagtgttaaacactggctcttccgctcgctctcaatgatcatgttgtgcaagatgacatcctaactcatgatctcccacatttgatctttcgaccaggtctgagtggggtaccggacaacaacaaatcgagattggagcacaccaaatgcccgctcaacATCCTTCCTACAAGCCACCTAAATCTTCGCAAAGTgggagttcttgcctcctggcacagggtttgagataatcttcacaaatgtagaccatctcggatagatgacaTCTGCTAGGTAGTATCACTTGTTGTAGTGCCGTCCATTggcctcgaagttcaccggaggagaatcaccttcaacaagcttggcaaagatagGGGAGCACtgtagcacgttgatgtcattgtgagttcccggCATACCAAAGGAATGCCAAATCCAGAGGTgttgtgtggctaccgcctcaagtaccacattgcaaccgcctttggcgcctttgtacatcccctgccaagcaaatggacagttttttcatttccaatgcatgcagtcgatgcttccaagcatcccaggaaatcctcttgctgcattctgtgctaggatccgagcaatgtcttcagcattgggtgatcgcaagtattgcggtccGAACATTGCCACCATtaccctgcagaacttgtagaaacactcaatggtcgtggactcggtcatgcgcccatagtcgtcgagtgaatcaccggaagctccatatgcaagcatcctcatagctgtcgtgcacttctggattgaggtgaatccaaatttgccggtgcaatccttcttgcacttgaagtagctgtcgaagtCACGGATGAAATTCACGATCCCGAGGAAAAGCTTTTGGCTCATCAGATAACGACGTAGAAATACTTTGTCGCTGTGCAGTGGAGCATTGACGAAGTAGTCGGCATAGAGTATGCAATAGCCTTCCAgaagatgccggttctttgctttcagccgccccggcgccgagccacatccccgcggcttttcattgctcatgAGCAGGCCGGCCAGGGCGATGAGGGCCATGAGATGCTCCTCGTCCTGGACGTcggcatcggcttcctcctccagcagcgccgcgagcgcctcctaatcgtccgagtccatcgccgagcagACGAATCGCCGAACACCTGGTGGGCGCACAACCGCCGGTATCCCGCCATGCGCGACCGGAGCACCGGAAAACTCGCCCAGGAAGGCTTCTCTCTTTTCCGGTGGGAAATGGCCTATCTAGCGGTGGTGGGCGGTGGACGGCGCTGGGATCGACAGGGTGGCGACAGAGCATGCGGGGGTGGGGGGTGAATCTGGACGATTTGTCTTAACTTTTTCGCCTGACAGTGTGGCCCAGGCGTGGTTTTCCCTTTCGCCGGAGCCTCCGAGCGCCCCGAGTGCGCTGGGTTTCGCCTGGGATCGCCGGACCCAAAAACGGGCCGAGCCGGCGTTTCGACTTCTTGGGGGCGCGAGTGGGGTTTTCCGGCGTTGGCGTGAAAAATATCGCCCTGAAGGGCGTGTTGGGgacgcggctgaagatgctctgAGTACCTCCTTCCTTCCTGAAACCACTGGCGGCGGCTGCGAACTGGGTGGCGGCGTACCGACTACCGAGATTGTTTCTTTTGGAGCGAAGAGAGTCTGTTTGCACGTGTGCGTAAAGGGAACTGGGCCGTGGGCTCATTCTACTACTATTGCAGAAGTAGGGCCTAGCCACGCACAAGCGTCGTTTGATGCATTTTCTTTTCGTTCACTGATGATGTGTTGATCTATTCGTTCTTTTTAATTCATATATTTttgtattttattttgttttcttcaaGGTTTAATTTTCAAAATGTTcacaaaaaaatattattttttcaCTAAATAATGTTTTTCTCAAATTTGggaaaatattcacaatttttaaAATGTTCACTTTAAAATATTATATTCATGGTTTCACGGAAATTGTTGGAAAAACAGACTGTGAACCCTtaaaactaaaaaaaccaaataaaatcggtAAAAAACCGATACACGGTAGCACTGAAACAAGCAGTGAGCGATAATACTTGTCCGACCTATATAGTGATCGCTTTATGTGTCATCCTGACATTGTGTCACAGAGCGTTGTAGAGCAAGCCTTGTGCAATAGCTCGTCTAGTAACCTAAATTAACACACGCGAAGAAGAGTCGGAGTGAAGATCGAGTCGTCAGAAGAGAGATGGCATTCTTGTGTCATTTATCATGGATTACACTCGCCTCCACACCGATCCGATTATAGAGAACA
This window encodes:
- the LOC119292522 gene encoding cyclin-A3-1-like → MGMRRLCITACNGSDGSVRSAAALASAAFLVLLDEEEAPSPVMKTSTWTSIAPTENSAYAAAAAPRTTRASAKRAAAVTAVAVAAKRKRVALSEIPTLPNGAPQPQTKPKKSSSQVAKPKKRSVSSLSLPAPKPAPGAADETGDPQLCAPYASDIYSYLRSMEVQARRRPAADYIERVQVDVTPNMRGILVDWLVEVAEEYKLVSDTLYLTVSYIDRFLSANSLNRQKLQLLGVSAMLIASKYEEISPPNVEDFCYITDNTYMKQELVKMERDILNNLKFEMGNPTAKTFLRMFIKSGQEEKKYPSLLLEFMGSYLTELSLLDYGCVRFLPSAAAASAVFVARLTLNPDSNPWSKKLQSVTGYRASELKDCITAIHDLQLSRKGQSWNAIRDKYKQHRFKGVSALLPPVGIPTSYFEDLKE